The following coding sequences are from one Stigmatopora nigra isolate UIUO_SnigA chromosome 12, RoL_Snig_1.1, whole genome shotgun sequence window:
- the LOC144205416 gene encoding ankyrin-3-like isoform X5, with amino-acid sequence MVDARGGSMRGSRHNGMRIIIPPRKCTAPTRITCRLAKRHKLAYPPPMVEGEGLVSRLVEVGPAGAQFLGPVIVEIPHFGSMRGRERELIVLRSDNGDTWREHQFDSTPEELAELVIGMDEELDSPAELEKKRICRIVSGDFPQYFAVVSRIKQESNHMGPDGGVLCSSTVPMVQASFPQGALTKKIRVGLQAQPIPDEMARAVLGNRATFSPIVTVEPRRRKFHKPITMTIPVPPRQAEGHPSGRRGDATPCLRLLCSITGGTSPAQWEDITGTTPLSFVTDCVSFTTNVSARFWLADCHQIPETVGLASQLYRELICVPYLAKFVVFAKMNDPVEARLRCFCMTDDKVDKTLEQQENFEEAARSKDIEVLEGKPIHVDCYGNLSPLGKSGQQLVFNFFSFKENRLPFNVKIRDIGQEPCGRLSFLKEAKTSKGLAQAAICNLNITLPTHRKDVESDPDDENERPERRHTFASLALRKRYSYLTDPAAKTSDRSPQRTQPSGYPHKPVFSTRSYQAWPPVAVAVPGQAKSGFGSLSSSSSNTPSASPMKSVWSINSASPIKTNIPGSPASSVKSVSDMASPIRSYRTISSPVKTVVQHSQYPGQVAPSPLASPAKSTSDSVSVKGLAALSARTSPITASSGGSPLRERTSIAMTPPTSPKSSLNMFGSPLSYKTVVGGSTGTASSSSPIKTVPGLSSVRSFSSDVTGPSRNLFSSMSSPLKSHNPPSAAALINGTASPAQYRSSSPISLLPSSLQERIQATTNAATTSVNAAFDEVEKTFNSCSAGYGTLKSLSSSASSSYQSIRSSASSSFYNSLRSPPNATSAGTPSTVTVPVYSVINVVPEPQFKKLPEVSKSTAAILSPRKTGSPEMNPQLHSSFTKNLSPTKPPLFSPGLKSATTSPLSSSQEILKDVADMKEDLIRMSAILQTDPDTASKTIHSGCAVKVEDEEPYRIVEKVKQDLVKVSEILTKDSAKELMARGSLDDIRFSKVPVEQPPSNWSFPPRYETVVPQAKSKNIQDRDFNLSNAADYLANEGSGSFSKMNDAKHMVDEGKREVDGREKQKRVLKPTIAIQEQKLKMPPTTMRSSPSDKELGKIAEALFGADTVLESPDDISHEQDKSPLSDSGFETRSERTPSAPQSAEGMGPKAPFQDIPVPPVITETRTEVVHVIRSYEPPDEKKQPAMVEGNSIRYIDSESKGYANQAPSNSELNKGYSVRVVPDEGIRLKEETHITTTTRMVYHKPPGNEAVSERCEETMSVHDIMKAFQSGKDPSRELAGLFEHKTEETSQRGSEDVKPKVERIIEVHIEKGGKTEPTEVIIRETKNQTDNELYYYPENRHDGRDPGEVPVYFDPSKCNNIEDSRPSSAQLIADESYKTLKLLSQQSVEYNDDESSDLRGESYNFAEKMLLSEKFDQSHPDAEERIRDRSHVHSPDRSRNDNRSAGPRTEYIFRSSRNVFDTSGRMASADDNYETMTLLQHSSEPRSPKQSVWMRVSTDDTERKERDQIMYEERVDRTVKEAEEKLSEVSQFFRDKTEQLNDEMSSPERKSRRPDFRESRSGPSSTQSSPERSVYRNCASGEEWSRERLRDKFSANDRKCSSLPSSPERRVLRQYSDSDCRKQSDGKTESSKPFQMSSSKVSAVRLKFEQEAQKQDRGPNSGQNSNPPIRKLHESKLPVYQVFGGCNVPKTPDSPLNQRRGQESESKFSPIHQPSGKNQEDKNLYKTWENQGYGNYKVQSPKSSQTLAHDSLQDESSSDSQKQETTKKIIYTEFVVRESPNSNEGLKKNSESQIPVRKSSNFSENCRSPPTEKEGSHTPVLCRKPIHGSFESNKSTSGSSGKSTDSVFSQSNIICNGIDSDQIEYLDDESSEMITEGYKDIKPLPVYVSIQVGKQYEKETASGQLGTYKKIVSHESRTIHETRGTFYSVKPKQSHQGSPEDDTLEQVTSVESSGKSPFTPETDDISLASRMADSVIGSMAGMPSPIPEESEEEDGKTFIYKEPLKEKSRQAASENHSKKKEAEKQKLKGEKRVAYIEFPPPPPLDTEQSHPEKRKSLASSETETEMMEVNLQEEHDKHFLAEPIIRVQPPSPVPPGADNSDSSDDESVFHPIPIKKYTFKMKEDGEKRSKFRKAEKNGNKEAGINGLVKEGEDADLEQNGNDQSITDCSIATTAEFSHDTDATEIDSLDGYDLQDEDDGLSEDPKSSLSNDVKAADGSFVQSKLEMIEEERCEDAGNSGTSKNNPSSTKNSGEEIDYTLEGRHPERQSFADNYFGQLEEDINSTFKTVATKGLDFDPWSTKGSDHDGVYDSKTKDEDPKPFGLSVEDKSQATTPDTTPARTPTDESTPTSEPNPFPFHEGKMFEMTRSGAIDMSKRDFVEERLQFFQIGEHSSDPQTGERGKGGKILGVISSQSKTGERATVDGQVKVTDITTGSSTTPATAKCRPSHPGSDSGFAGTDVPACEAVAETASSCTITASKVDPKLRTPIKMGIAASITVKKDSGDLSDFKDEISEGQVVPEYISIESQGTEGQSNKDRESQSETREYPSENCNNNNNLESSSIQANYIQCGSVVFNLQSSSEPTLQKASRIETLGCRDLEEKVEIAHSSGQVPQQQSVPAKDCEAKIPRSRLPVKASGRSGHTQGTAIGKQKPKQTVKLEAKKRGEPAIAKVEPRSRIPVKDSKKSSSSTATISSHSVRVTSRPTRPLASERAAIKLPSRLPLKDRQVGKGSGEGASRQDRRETPSEICKRTIEYFKDISGETIKLVDRLSDEEKTKQTEQSEEDSTSRSTSLSDTSQPSQPLQPSNSSRSGRGSRAEAGDGAGDGASSVGAKVAKTDRASGSQRNRRSRRTGGKEGSQGLTGSRTPPIAEIKPSPQSPCERTDLRMAIVADHLGLSWTELAREMNFTVDEINQIRLENPNSLTAQSFMLLKKWVNREGKNATTDSLTAVLTKVNRTDIVTLLEGPIFDYGWQGDSASVDVEAPTPGRSSDLLEGQQRDESGRFRQNGNNVRTSLQGSSPESVNGRKEEGTLVSEKKVQHMSVDSGSEEEQTVTTRIFRRRLVLKGEEAKNISGDSVTEEHYLDQDGNLVSRKVIRKVIRRLYSSTDNLRYHGHQQQDRSEKEGGSRNSSRRMDERKPGDKKFHS; translated from the exons ATGGTGGACGCCCGCGGCGGATCCATGAGGGGCAGCCGCCATAATGGCATGAGGATCATCATCCCGCCCAGGAAGTGTACGGCACCCACGCGCATCACCTGTCGCCTGGCCAAGAGGCATAAACTGGCTTACCCCCCACCCATGGTGGAAGGCGAAGGCCTGGTCAGCAGACTCGTGGAGGTCGGCCCAGCCGGGGCGCAATTTCTTGG ACCCGTAATTGTGGAGATTCCTCATTTTGGCTCAATGCGGGGAAGAGAGAGGGAACTGATTGTTTTGCGGAGTGACAATGGCGACACGTGGCGGGAGCACCAATTCGATTCCACTCCGGAGGAACTCGCGGAGCTGGTCATTGGGATGGATGAAG AGTTGGACAGCCCCGCCGAGCTGGAAAAGAAACGCATTTGCCGCATCGTGAGCGGAGACTTCCCTCAGTATTTCGCCGTGGTGTCCAGAATCAAGCAGGAGTCCAACCACATGGGTCCCGATGGCGGTGTCCTATGCAGCAGCACGGTTCCCATGGTCCAGGCTTCCTTCCCACAGGGAGCGCTGACCAAAAAGATTCGCGTTGGCCTGCAG gCTCAGCCCATCCCCGACGAGATGGCGCGAGCGGTCCTGGGCAACAGGGCCACCTTTAGCCCCATCGTCACGGTGGAGCCCAGAAGGAGGAAGTTCCACAAGCCGATCACCATGACCATCCCTGTCCCCCCACGCCAGGCGGAAGGTCACCCGAGCGGCCGCAGGGGGGACGCCACGCCTTGTCTGCGTTTGCTCTGCAGCATTACAG GGGGAACATCTCCTGCCCAGTGGGAAGACATCACGGGGACGACGCCACTTTCCTTTGTGACCGATTGCGTCTCCTTTACCACAAATGTGTCGGCCAG GTTCTGGCTCGCAGACTGTCACCAGATTCCTGAGACGGTGGGTCTAGCGTCTCAGTTATACCGGGAGCTGATCTGCGTGCCGTACCTGGCCAAATTTGTGGTTTTTGCCAAAATGAACGACCCGGTGGAGGCGCGACTTCGCTGCTTTTGCATGACGGATGACAAAGTGGACAAAACACTCGAGCAGCAGGAGAACTTTGAGGAGGCAGCCCGAAGTAAAGACATTGAG GTTCTAGAAGGAAAGCCCATCCATGTGGACTGTTATGGAAACTTGTCACCGCTAGGCAAAAGTGGACAGCagcttgtttttaatttcttcTCCTTTAAGGAAAACAGACTTCCTTTCAATGTGAAG ATTCGAGATATAGGCCAAGAGCCATGTGGTCGCCTTTCATTTCTTAAGGAGGCCAAAACTTCTAAGGGTCTTGCACAAGCTGCCATTTGCAATTTGAACATTACGCTACCGACACACAGAAAG GATGTGGAGTCTGATCCTGACGATGAG AATGAAAGGCCAGAACGACGGCATACCTTTGCCTCCCTAGCTTTACGTAAGCGCTACAGCTATTTGACCGACCCGGCGGCGA AAACATCCGATCGAAGCCCACAAAGAACGCAGCCTTCTGGCTACCCTCACAAACCTGTCTTTTCAACGAGATCTTATCAGGCGTGGCCGCCTGTTGCTGTCGCCGTCCCTGGCCAAGCCAAATCCGGTTTCGGCTCCCTCTCCAGTTCGTCATCCAACACACCTTCCGCCTCTCCGATGAAGTCTGTCTGGTCCATCAACTCGGCCTCCCCCATTAAGACCAACATTCCCGGATCCCCCGCCTCTTCCGTCAAGTCAGTTAGTGACATGGCCTCGCCCATCCGATCTTACAGAACCATCTCCTCTCCCGTCAAAACCGTAGTCCAGCATTCTCAGTACCCGGGCCAGGTGGCCCCCAGTCCCTTGGCGTCGCCGGCAAAAAGCACTTCCGACAGCGTCTCGGTCAAAGGACTGGCGGCGTTGTCAGCCAGGACTTCCCCCATAACCGCCTCCTCCGGGGGTAGTCCTCTTCGTGAAAGGACGTCAATAGCCATGACGCCTCCCACGTCTCCCAAATCCTCACTCAATATGTTCGGTTCCCCTCTCTCCTACAAGACTGTAGTGGGAGGCTCCACTGGTACGGCCTCATCTTCCTCCCCCATCAAAACTGTTCCCGGCCTCTCCTCCGTCCGTTCCTTTTCCTCAGATGTGACGGGCCCTTCGAGGAACCTCTTCTCCTCAATGTCTTCACCACTTAAATCCCATAACCCTCCAAGTGCTGCTGCGCTGATCAATGGGACAGCGTCCCCAGCACAGTACCGCTCCTCTTCCCCCATCTCACTCCTTCCCAGTAGTCTGCAAGAAAGAATACAAGCAACCACCAATGCTGCAACGACAAGTGTGAATGCAGCATTTGATGAGGttgaaaaaacattcaattcttgCTCGGCTGGCTACGGTACCTTAAAGTCATTGTCCTCGTCTGCGTCCTCCTCATATCAGTCCATCAGGTCCTCGGCATCTAGTTCCTTTTACAATTCGCTCAGGTCCCCTCCGAACGCCACTTCTGCTGGAACTCCCAGCACCGTAACGGTCCCCGTGTATTCTGTTATCAATGTAGTGCCAGAACCCCAGTTTAAAAAGTTACCCGAAGTATCCAAGTCAACTGCTGCTATTCTGTCGCCACGGAAAACTGGGTCCCCAGAGATGAATCCTCAATTGCATTCATCATTTACCAAAAATCTTTCCCCTACCAAACCTCCACTCTTCTCGCCCGGTTTGAAATCGGCCACGACATCCCCTTTATCATCCAGTCAAGAAATCCTCAAAGATGTCGCGGATATGAAAGAGGACTTGATACGAATGTCAGCCATTTTGCAGACTGATCCGGATACGGCGAGTAAAACAATTCACTCCGGTTGTGCAGTAAAAGTAGAAGACGAAGAGCCTTACAGGATAGTGGAGAAAGTAAAACAAGATTTGGTCAAAGTGAGTGAGATCCTTACGAAGGATAGTGCCAAAGAATTAATGGCGAGGGGCTCCTTAGATGACATACGATTCTCAAAAGTTCCTGTAGAACAGCCACCCAGCAACTGGAGCTTTCCCCCGAGATATGAGACAGTGGTTCCTCAGGCAAAATCAAAAAACATTCAGGATAGAGATTTTAATCTTTCTAACGCTGCCGACTATCTAGCCAATGAAGGTAGTGGTTCATTCTCCAAAATGAATGACGCAAAGCATATGGTAGATGAGGGCAAGAGAGAAGTGGATGGCAGGGAGAAGCAAAAACGTGTTCTGAAACCCACTATTGCAATTCAGGAGCAAAAGCTCAAAATGCCCCCGACAACCATGCGTTCGTCACCCTCAGATAAAGAACTAGGCAAGATAGCTGAGGCGCTTTTCGGAGCAGACACCGTTCTGGAATCCCCCGATGATATATCTCATGAACAGGATAAGAGCCCGCTCTCAGACAGTGGTTTTGAAACTAGGAGTGAAAGGACACCCTCTGCCCCCCAAAGTGCTGAAGGCATGGGCCCAAAGGCTCCCTTCCAGGACATCCCAGTCCCCCCAGTGATTACCGAGACTAGGACCGAAGTAGTTCACGTCATCAGAAGCTATGAACCTCCCGATGAGAAGAAACAACCTGCCATGGTTGAAGGAAATTCCATCAGGTATATTGATTCTGAGTCTAAAGGATATGCCAATCAAGCTCCATCCAACTCTGAGCTCAATAAAGGATATTCGGTAAGAGTTGTACCGGATGAAGGAATTCGATTAAAGGAGGAGACTCacatcactactactacaaggATGGTGTACCACAAACCGCCCGGCAACGAAGCCGTATCAGAACGATGTGAAGAGACGATGTCTGTCCATGATATAATGAAGGCCTTTCAATCCGGGAAAGATCCTTCTAGGGAACTTGCTGGACTCTTTGAGCACAAAACCGAGGAAACGTCGCAGAGAGGCTCTGAAGACGTCAAGCCAAAAGTCGAAAGGATAATTGAGGTCCATATTGAAAAGGGTGGTAAAACAGAACCGACAGAGGTCATCATCAGGGAGACTAAAAACCAGACAGACAATGAATTGTATTACTACCCAGAAAATCGACACGATGGCAGGGATCCTGGAGAAGTTCCCGTATATTTTGACCCCTCCAAATGTAACAATATTGAAGACAGCCGTCCTAGTTCAGCCCAACTAATAGCAGACGAGTCCTATAAGACCTTAAAATTACTTAGCCAGCAATCTGTAGAGTACAATGATGATGAATCCTCAGACCTAAGAGGAGAATCTTATAATTTTGCTGAGAAGATGCTACTGTCAGAGAAATTTGATCAGTCTCATCCCGACGCTGAGGAACGAATTAGGGATAGGTCTCACGTCCATTCCCCTGACAGAAGTCGAAATGACAATAGGTCAGCAGGTCCCAGGACAGAATATATTTTTCGTTCGTCGCGAAATGTATTTGACACATCAGGTAGAATGGCCAGCGCTGATGATAACTATGAAACCATGACACTTTTGCAACACTCTTCCGAGCCTCGTAGCCCAAAGCAATCTGTTTGGATGCGAGTGTCGACAGACGACACAGAACGTAAAGAAAGAGATCAAATTATGTATGAGGAGAGAGTAGATAGAACTGTAAAAGAAGCAGAGGAAAAACTTAGTGAAGTATCTCAGTTCTTTAGAGACAAAACAGAGCAGCTCAATGATGAAATGTCATCTCCAGAGAGAAAATCTCGGAGACCAGACTTTAGGGAATCGAGGTCTGGGCCTAGTTCCACACAAAGTAGCCCGGAGAGATCCGTTTACCGAAATTGTGCTAGTGGGGAGGAATGGAGCAGAGAAAGATTGAGAGACAAGTTCAGTGCTAATGATAGGAAATGTTCCAGTTTACCCAGTAGTCCCGAGAGGAGAGTGTTGCGGCAGTATAGTGATTCCGACTGTAGAAAACAGTCAGATGGGAAAACTGAAAGCTCCAAACCCTTTCAAATGTCCTCTTCCAAAGTGAGTGCAGTGAGGCTTAAGTTTGAACAAGAAGCTCAAAAACAAGATAGAGGTCCAAATAGTGGCCAAAATTCAAATCCCCCAATTAGGAAGCTCCATGAAAGTAAGCTTCCGGTGTACCAGGTGTTTGGAGGTTGTAATGTTCCAAAAACACCAGATAGTCCGTTAAACCAGAGAAGAGGTCAGGAGAGTGAGTCCAAGTTCTCACCAATTCATCAGCCCagtgggaaaaatcaggaaGATAAGAATTTATACAAAACCTGGGAGAACCAAGGGTATGGGAACTATAAGGTCCAATCTCCTAAATCATCCCAAACATTGGCTCATGATTCTCTACAAGATGAGAGTAGTAGTGATTCTCAAAAGCAAGAAACtacaaagaaaattatttacacTGAATTTGTTGTCCGTGAGAGTCCAAATAGCAACGaaggtctaaaaaaaaactcgGAATCTCAAATTCCCGTAAGAAAATCTTCTAATTTTTCTGAAAATTGCAGATCCCCTCCTACCGAGAAGGAAGGTTCTCACACGCCGGTCCTATGCCGAAAACCGATACACGGTAGCTTTGAATCAAATAAATCTACTAGTGGCTCATCAGGCAAATCCACAGACTCAGTATTTAGCCAGTCAAATATCATTTGTAATGGCATTGACAGTGACCAAATAGAGTATTTGGATGATGAAAGTTCTGAAATGATCACAGAAGGTTACAAAGATATCAAACCCTTACCTGTATATGTCAGTATTCAAGTAGGCAAGCAGTATGAGAAAGAAACAGCTTCTGGGCAGCTGGGAACGTACAAAAAAATAGTAAGCCATGAAAGTAGGACAATACATGAGACAAGAGGGACATTTTACAGTGTCAAACCAAAGCAGTCTCATCAAGGTAGTCCTGAAGATGACACTCTCGAACAAGTGACGTCCGTGGAGAGTTCTGGGAAGAGTCCTTTTACTCCCGAAACTGATGACATTAGCTTGGCATCACGAATGGCTGACTCTGTGATTGGCTCTATGGCTGGAATGCCAAGTCCCATCCCTGAGGAGTCAGAAGAGGAAGATGGTAAGACCTTCATCTACAAGGAgcctttgaaagaaaaatctaGGCAAGCGGCATCGGAGAACCACAGCAAGAAAAAGGAGGCAGAGAAACAGAAGTTAAAAGGGGAGAAGAGAGTTGCTTATATAGAAtttccaccacctcctcctttaGACACAGAACAGTCCCACCCTGAGAAGAGAAAGTCTTTGGCATCTTCTGAGACGGAGACAGAAATGATGGAGGTAAACCTCCAGGAGGAGCATGACAAGCACTTCTTAGCCGAGCCTATAATCAGGGTCCAGCCTCCATCCCCCGTTCCTCCTGGAGCTGATAACAGTGACTCAAGCGACGATGAGTCTGTCTTCCATCCAATCCCTATCAAAAAGTATACCTTCAAAATGAAAGAAGATGGAGAGAAACGCTCAAAATTCCGAAAAGCggagaaaaatggaaataaagagGCTGGAATCAATGGTCTGGTAAAGGAGGGGGAAGATGCTGATCTGGAACAAAATGGGAACGACCAATCAATTACTGACTGTTCCATAGCAACCACTGCTGAATTCTCCCATGACACAGATGCCACTGAGATCGACTCGTTAGATGGATATGATCTCCAAGATGAGGACGATGGACTAAGTGAGGACCCAAAATCAAGCCTATCCAATGATGTAAAAGCAGCTGATGGCTCTTTTGTTCAATCTAAGCTGGAAATGATTGAGGAAGAAAGGTGTGAGGATGCAGGGAATAGTGGGACTTCCAAAAACAATCCTTCTTCTACCAAAAACTCTGGAGAAGAAATAGATTACACCCTGGAAGGAAGACATCCAGAAAGGCAGAGCTTTGCTGACAATTACTTTGGCCAACTGGAAGAGGATATTAATTCAACCTTTAAAACAGTAGCCACTAAAGGCCTGGACTTTGATCCGTGGTCTACCAAAGGAAGCGATCACGATGGTGTTTATGACTCTAAAACCAAAGATGAAGATCCCAAACCCTTTGGTTTATCGGTGGAGGACAAATCGCAGGCCACGACACCTGACACAACCCCCGCTCGAACACCGACAGATGAGAGCACACCAACTAGTGAGCCTAACCCCTTCCCTTTCCACGAAGGGAAGATGTTTGAGATGACCCGCAGTGGTGCTATTGACATGAGCAAGCGGGACTTTGTTGAAGAGAGGCTTCAGTTTTTTCAGATTGGTGAGCATTCCTCTGACCCTCAGACAGGGGAAAGGGGGAAAGGGGGCAAGATCCTAGGTGTAATTTCTTCTCAGTCAAAAACAGGGGAGAGGGCCACAGTAGACGGGCAGGTGAAGGTTACCGATATAACCACGGGCAGCAGTACGACACCAGCAACGGCGAAATGCAGACCTTCGCACCCTGGCAGCGACTCCGGCTTTGCCGGTACCGACGTACCCGCCTGCGAGGCCGTAGCCGAGACCGCCTCCTCATGCACAATCACAGCCTCCAAAGTTGATCCCAAATTACGCACCCCAATTAAGATGGGAATAGCGGCCTCTATAACTGTGAAAAAAGACTCAGGGGATCTCAGCGATTTTAAAGATGAGATATCAGAGGGCCAGGTTGTACCCGAATATATCAGTATAGAGAGTCAGGGTACAGAAGGCCAGTCTAACAAAGACAGAGAGTCCCAGTCAGAGACAAGAGAATACCCTTCTGAAAActgcaacaacaataataacctCGAGTCCTCCAGCATACAGGCCAATTACATTCAGTGTGGCAGCGTGGTGTTCAACCTACAGTCCTCTTCTGAGCCCACGCTTCAAAAAGCCAGCAGGATAGAAACATTGGGTTGTAGGGATTTGGAAGAGAAAGTAGAAATAGCTCATAGTAGCGGCCAGGTTCCGCAGCAGCAAAGCGTACCGGCCAAAGACTGTGAGGCAAAAATACCCAGGTCCAGGCTTCCAGTCAAAGCATCAGGGCGCTCGGGTCACACCCAGGGAACGGCCATAGGCAAGCAGAAGCCCAAACAAACCGTGAAACTCGAGGCCAAGAAAAGAGGGGAGCCGGCTATCGCCAAAGTAGAACCCAGGTCGAGAATACCAGTCAAGGATAGTAAGAAAAGCAGCAGCTCCACGGCCACGATTAGTTCGCATTCCGTTAGGGTTACTTCACGGCCAACTCGGCCTTTGGCTAGTGAAAGAGCAGCCATAAAGTTGCCCTCGAGGTTACCATTGAAGGATAGGCAGGTCGGCAAAGGGTCAGGCGAAGGGGCGTCCAGACAGGATAGACGAGAAACCCCCAGTGAGATTTGTAAACGCACCATTGAATACTTTAAAGACATTAGCGGAGAGACGATAAAGTTGGTGGACCGCCTGTCAGACGAGGAGAAAACCAAGCAGACAGAGCAGTCGGAGGAAGACAGCACCTCCCGGAGCACCTCGCTGTCAGACACCTCGCAGCCTTCCCAACCTTTGCAGCCCTCGAACTCGTCCAGGTCTGGTAGAGGTTCGAGGGCCGAGGCCGGGGACGGGGCCGGGGACGGGGCCTCGTCCGTAGGGGCAAAGGTGGCGAAGACGGACAGGGCCTCTGGCAGCCAGAGGAACAGGAGGAGTAGGCGGACTGGTGGGAAGGAGGGCAGTCAGGGACTCACGGGGTCTCGAACACCTCCCATCGCAGAGATCAAGCCTA GTCCCCaaagtccttgtgagaggacagATTTGCGTATGGCCATTGTAGCTGATCACCTGGGACTCAGCTGGACAG AACTGGCTCGGGAAATGAATTTTACAGTAGACGAGATCAACCAGATACGATTGGAGAATCCGAACTCATTGACGGCACAGAGTTTCATGCTATTAAAGAAGTGGGTCAACCGGGAAGGAAAAAATGCCACAA cgGATTCCTTGACTGCAGTCCTGACCAAAGTCAATCGGACGGATATTGTGACTTTACTGGAGGGCCCAATTTTTGACTATG GTTGGCAGGGCGACTCTGCCAGCGTCGACGTAGAGGCACCGACGCCAGGCCGAAGCTCGGATCTGCTGGAAGGGCAACAAAG AGACGAATCGGGAAGGTTCCGGCAGAATGGCAACAACGTAAGAACCTCGCTTCAAGGTAGCTCACCGGagtctgtcaatggcagaaaagAAGAAGGAACGCTGGTGTCTGAGAAAAAAGTACAG CATATGAGTGTAGATTCCGGTTCAGAGGAAGAACAAACAGTCACCACAAGAATCTTCCGACGCCGCCTCGTTTTAAAG